A window of the Nitrosopumilus ureiphilus genome harbors these coding sequences:
- a CDS encoding V-type ATP synthase subunit E, with product MGQRHPLTSNSALETTIDKILNNTEKDILSNIKLALGESQQKLEDSIPKLESEYDKIISDGKKEADKIEKQIIGSSDIEARNKQLMILEEAVNRVFTKALDQIANADKSGDYSNLIKTLLDESTQILDTSEITVFTNAKDRDVVQSALSQFSGAELSPDTIDCLGGIIVKSKDGAMTFDNTIDARIERLKPLIRKDIASKFGVGN from the coding sequence ATGGGTCAACGGCACCCATTGACATCTAATTCGGCATTAGAAACTACGATTGACAAAATTCTAAATAATACTGAAAAAGATATTCTTTCCAACATTAAATTAGCACTTGGTGAATCTCAACAAAAACTAGAAGATTCTATCCCAAAATTAGAAAGTGAATACGATAAAATTATTTCAGACGGCAAAAAAGAGGCAGATAAGATCGAAAAACAGATAATTGGAAGCTCAGACATTGAGGCCAGAAATAAACAACTTATGATCTTAGAAGAGGCAGTTAATAGGGTCTTTACAAAAGCACTCGATCAAATTGCAAATGCTGATAAAAGTGGTGACTATTCAAATTTGATTAAGACCTTGTTAGATGAATCTACTCAAATCTTAGATACTTCTGAAATTACGGTTTTTACAAATGCTAAAGATAGAGATGTAGTACAATCTGCATTATCTCAATTCTCAGGAGCTGAATTATCCCCTGACACAATTGATTGTCTTGGTGGAATTATAGTAAAATCAAAAGATGGTGCAATGACATTTGATAATACAATTGATGCCAGAATTGAACGCCTGAAGCCTTTAATAAGGAAGGACATTGCATCAAAATTCGGAGTAGGAAATTAG
- a CDS encoding V-type ATP synthase subunit I has product MGTADLKLGTVILPRSESPKAISRLTEFEWYHKIDSASDLVTPEIDDLLLKAQQTYQSIDDVIKGMGIPLTVGIMEILFKGTVIKKKDYEINEIEEMVEELSKEAPSIIDEPAKLLEDAANTRLSIEEYKSLKDTLEVIRKMKMDLSGFGLMKYFFTNLFVINSADFDEISRSLEGITIYKYDLESKEKSAILVISDTADSEKVLKVLRSFNSNTFKIPEGFPQIPSEAYELAESKIKELTAKQASIKKQLAGLTKKVRRDILSLHEKALVAKDVLETLRKPGGTKHFAVIQGFIPKRMEAKFTESTKQWMSVVEDISDPKLREEIPTLFDNKKFVKTFEVITKSQGIPKAGEPDPTPMIALMWPIFYGLMFADMGHGLLLMALGLLFKFKGQGELSRWGMLIAISGASAAIAGVGAGEAFGYHLDHMGPFEGLLEGGGALHSVSWIVGILSVAELTFEQVINILKVSLFIGIVHLVWAMTLRVIRLMKEGHKLVVFTEAIPNITLYGGIVVVMMCAIGSQYDVMNMYSKVHTEAVPWVTMFLGDWAEVWIITRIAVVIVIASMVIMMVGGVMHAKKHPEDGADPASVIMEVLLGKTVESLAHTISYARLGIMLLVHAALLLTVNNAFSSLGGAASGGAMAMIIGGNLGIMMIEGLIVYIQSLRLHLYEFFTKWYVGGSQPFRQIRPELIYNQFIWKRK; this is encoded by the coding sequence TTGGGAACAGCCGATCTAAAACTAGGAACAGTAATTTTGCCAAGAAGTGAATCTCCTAAAGCGATTTCAAGATTAACGGAGTTTGAGTGGTATCACAAAATTGATTCTGCTAGTGATTTGGTAACTCCTGAAATTGATGATCTCCTACTAAAGGCTCAACAAACTTACCAATCAATTGACGATGTTATCAAAGGAATGGGAATTCCTCTAACTGTAGGAATTATGGAGATATTGTTCAAGGGTACTGTTATCAAGAAAAAAGACTATGAGATTAATGAAATTGAAGAGATGGTAGAGGAATTGAGCAAAGAGGCACCATCCATAATTGATGAACCAGCAAAGTTGTTAGAAGATGCTGCAAACACTAGACTTTCAATTGAAGAGTACAAGTCACTCAAAGATACCTTAGAAGTAATCAGAAAGATGAAGATGGATCTTTCAGGATTTGGTTTAATGAAATACTTTTTCACAAATTTGTTTGTCATAAATTCTGCTGATTTTGATGAGATTAGTCGCTCACTTGAGGGAATTACAATTTACAAGTATGACTTGGAAAGCAAAGAAAAATCTGCCATTTTAGTAATTTCAGATACTGCAGATTCTGAGAAAGTCCTAAAGGTATTAAGAAGTTTCAATTCCAATACTTTTAAAATTCCAGAGGGTTTTCCTCAGATCCCTAGTGAGGCATACGAACTTGCAGAATCAAAGATTAAGGAATTAACGGCAAAACAAGCATCAATCAAAAAACAATTAGCCGGATTAACAAAGAAAGTACGACGCGACATTCTATCCCTTCATGAAAAAGCACTAGTTGCAAAAGATGTACTTGAGACTTTGAGAAAACCAGGTGGAACAAAACACTTTGCAGTAATTCAAGGCTTTATTCCAAAGAGAATGGAAGCAAAATTCACAGAGTCAACAAAACAGTGGATGTCAGTTGTAGAAGATATTTCCGATCCTAAACTAAGAGAAGAAATTCCCACACTATTTGATAATAAAAAATTCGTTAAAACTTTTGAAGTAATTACAAAAAGTCAGGGCATTCCAAAGGCTGGAGAGCCAGATCCAACACCAATGATTGCTCTAATGTGGCCAATTTTCTATGGACTGATGTTTGCAGATATGGGTCACGGATTGCTACTTATGGCACTTGGTTTATTATTCAAGTTCAAGGGACAAGGAGAACTTTCTAGATGGGGAATGCTTATTGCAATTTCTGGTGCTTCAGCTGCCATAGCGGGTGTTGGTGCAGGAGAGGCGTTTGGATATCACCTTGATCATATGGGTCCATTTGAAGGATTATTAGAAGGAGGAGGGGCATTACATTCTGTTAGTTGGATAGTGGGTATTCTCAGTGTTGCTGAATTAACATTTGAACAAGTAATCAATATTCTCAAAGTTTCATTATTCATCGGAATTGTCCATTTAGTTTGGGCAATGACATTACGTGTTATCAGATTAATGAAAGAAGGACACAAACTAGTAGTGTTTACTGAAGCAATTCCAAACATAACACTCTATGGAGGAATTGTAGTTGTTATGATGTGTGCGATTGGTTCACAGTACGATGTAATGAACATGTACTCCAAAGTACACACAGAAGCAGTTCCTTGGGTAACAATGTTCCTTGGTGATTGGGCAGAAGTTTGGATTATTACAAGAATTGCAGTAGTCATTGTAATTGCATCAATGGTCATCATGATGGTTGGAGGCGTAATGCATGCAAAGAAGCATCCAGAAGATGGAGCAGATCCTGCAAGTGTCATCATGGAAGTACTCTTAGGAAAAACAGTTGAGAGTTTAGCTCATACAATTAGTTATGCTCGACTTGGAATTATGTTATTGGTACATGCGGCTTTGTTGTTGACAGTAAATAATGCATTTTCATCTTTGGGTGGTGCTGCGTCAGGTGGAGCAATGGCAATGATCATTGGAGGTAACTTGGGAATTATGATGATTGAAGGATTGATTGTGTATATCCAGTCTCTCAGATTGCACTTGTATGAATTCTTTACAAAATGGTATGTTGGCGGTTCACAACCATTTAGACAGATTAGACCAGAGTTGATTTACAATCAATTTATCTGGAAAAGAAAATAA
- a CDS encoding plastocyanin, with protein sequence MNKLFFAIPLLFLLTLGVSFIYAESLIPDWIKNTALWYGQNKISEQEYLESLRYLINNKIIFLDEQEKNKILDPTITTNDVSVTKPRINQCSILYQSYKNIGKPQFLSKFQHVNYINTCIKLYQDPVWNYQGDDRIEKLNEKFLEFEQKIKETKPKLSYEPSVKILSTTKIGEGKFDVKFNVCAGDKKIDKAKVLVKSAIESIQIGTNKDIPENVCRTYVTQIHANNIANIQITILEQILE encoded by the coding sequence ATGAATAAATTATTTTTTGCAATCCCTTTATTGTTTCTCTTAACGTTAGGTGTGTCTTTCATATATGCTGAATCACTAATTCCAGATTGGATAAAAAACACTGCTTTATGGTACGGTCAAAACAAAATTTCCGAACAAGAATATCTAGAGTCTCTTCGATATTTAATTAACAACAAAATCATATTTTTAGATGAACAAGAAAAAAACAAAATTCTTGATCCTACAATTACAACAAATGATGTAAGTGTAACAAAACCTCGAATTAATCAATGTTCAATATTATACCAATCATACAAAAATATTGGAAAACCTCAATTTCTCTCAAAATTCCAGCATGTCAATTACATCAATACATGTATCAAACTTTACCAAGATCCAGTATGGAATTATCAAGGTGATGACAGAATAGAAAAGTTAAATGAAAAGTTCCTTGAATTTGAACAGAAAATTAAAGAGACAAAGCCAAAATTATCTTATGAACCAAGTGTAAAGATACTATCTACGACAAAGATTGGCGAGGGAAAGTTTGATGTAAAATTTAATGTATGTGCTGGAGATAAAAAAATTGACAAGGCAAAAGTTCTAGTAAAATCTGCAATAGAGTCAATCCAAATAGGTACTAACAAAGACATTCCTGAAAATGTATGTAGAACGTATGTAACCCAAATTCATGCAAACAATATTGCAAATATACAAATTACAATATTGGAGCAAATTTTAGAATAG
- a CDS encoding sulfurtransferase, giving the protein MLISTSDLNSLLNNSNVIIADTRSFKEYSEGHIPGAVHLDLFAFHWIDTTKQGIENFNNQTQNLLSFLGVTAEKKVVFYDIISGMLAARGVWMLMYFSHDNTSMLDGGITKWKKENLPLETKPNGFKPSKFKGKINPEIISGFEYIKDNLDKITILDVRSTGEYNGSTIRAAKSGHIPNAINIDWNQNINKDGTFKNNEEISKMYDYPKDSEIVTYCQGAYRAANSFLVLKKLGFKNVRVYLGSWGEWGNKLELPVEK; this is encoded by the coding sequence ATGTTAATTTCTACATCTGATCTAAATTCACTTCTCAATAATTCTAATGTCATTATAGCTGATACTCGTTCTTTCAAAGAATATTCCGAAGGTCATATTCCAGGAGCTGTTCATTTGGATTTATTTGCATTTCATTGGATTGATACAACAAAACAAGGAATAGAAAATTTCAACAATCAAACCCAAAATCTTCTTTCATTTTTAGGAGTAACAGCAGAAAAAAAAGTCGTCTTTTATGATATTATTTCTGGAATGCTTGCAGCAAGAGGTGTTTGGATGCTGATGTATTTTTCTCATGACAATACATCGATGTTAGATGGCGGAATAACAAAATGGAAAAAAGAAAATCTTCCACTTGAAACAAAACCTAATGGATTCAAACCATCAAAGTTTAAAGGAAAAATTAATCCAGAGATAATTTCTGGATTTGAGTACATTAAAGATAATCTTGATAAAATCACCATTCTTGATGTCCGCTCAACTGGGGAATACAACGGAAGTACTATTCGAGCTGCTAAATCTGGGCACATCCCAAATGCAATCAATATTGATTGGAATCAAAATATCAATAAAGATGGAACCTTCAAAAATAATGAAGAAATATCCAAAATGTATGATTATCCAAAAGACTCTGAGATTGTCACTTATTGTCAGGGAGCATATAGAGCCGCTAATTCCTTTCTGGTTTTGAAAAAACTGGGATTCAAAAATGTCCGAGTATATCTTGGTTCTTGGGGAGAATGGGGAAACAAGCTTGAATTACCTGTAGAAAAGTAA
- a CDS encoding ammonium transporter, with translation MNSRNYKYALLLVAAVSITATGAMSQAYAQSVEDGMDGYVKGTSGIYTGNLNECWYDDGEGNMLPCKIDTGDTAWMLTATSLVLFMSPGVGFFYGGLARSKNIVNVLGMTIIVMGLMSVQWVLWGYSLAFGGIDSDANMFMGNLDYAGFNMVSPYAPLGEAGPCADTWSAAYQMNAMVEGDVCSQGWPGTVPHQLFAMFQATFAIITPVLIIGGLIDRIKFSALVIFVLLWGTFVYDPIAHWVWGGGYIGGGAIDLDPDLSPSFALDFAGGTVVHISSGFSALAGALVLGRRLGYGKVPMEPHNIPMVVLGAGILWFGWFGFNAGSEVMVDGITVSAWTVTNTATGMAAVTWVLMSWAHTGKPSVVGAASGAVAGLVAITPASGWVGPMAAIIIGIAAGTVCYAAIAFKSARKWDDALDVWGVHGIGGLTGAILTGTLASPHIWDTGDGIGAWTGTAEGMEQQAISIIGAAISVGYAFGVTIVILKVMDAVWPGGIRVTPKEEEIGLDLAQHGERAYVNE, from the coding sequence ATGAATTCTAGGAACTACAAGTATGCTCTATTACTTGTAGCCGCAGTATCCATCACAGCAACTGGCGCTATGTCACAGGCATATGCACAAAGTGTTGAGGATGGTATGGACGGATATGTAAAGGGAACCAGTGGAATTTACACTGGTAACCTAAACGAATGTTGGTATGATGATGGCGAAGGCAACATGCTACCTTGTAAAATCGATACAGGTGATACAGCATGGATGCTAACTGCAACTTCATTAGTACTCTTCATGTCCCCAGGTGTCGGTTTCTTTTATGGCGGATTAGCCAGATCAAAGAACATCGTCAATGTACTTGGTATGACCATAATTGTAATGGGTCTAATGTCAGTACAATGGGTTCTATGGGGATACTCACTAGCATTTGGCGGAATTGATTCAGATGCAAACATGTTCATGGGAAATCTTGATTATGCCGGATTTAACATGGTTTCACCATACGCACCATTAGGAGAAGCAGGTCCATGTGCAGATACGTGGTCAGCAGCTTACCAGATGAATGCAATGGTTGAAGGAGATGTTTGTAGTCAAGGTTGGCCTGGTACTGTACCTCACCAACTATTTGCAATGTTCCAAGCAACATTTGCAATAATTACACCAGTTCTAATTATTGGTGGATTGATTGACAGAATCAAATTCAGCGCATTAGTCATATTCGTACTCTTATGGGGAACCTTCGTTTATGATCCAATAGCACACTGGGTCTGGGGAGGCGGTTACATAGGAGGAGGTGCAATAGACCTTGATCCGGACTTGTCTCCATCGTTTGCATTAGACTTTGCTGGTGGTACTGTAGTACACATATCTTCAGGATTCTCTGCATTGGCAGGTGCCTTAGTCCTTGGTAGACGACTTGGATATGGCAAAGTTCCAATGGAGCCACACAACATCCCAATGGTAGTCCTCGGCGCAGGAATTCTATGGTTTGGATGGTTTGGCTTCAACGCAGGAAGTGAAGTTATGGTAGACGGCATTACCGTCAGCGCATGGACTGTTACAAATACAGCAACTGGTATGGCTGCAGTCACTTGGGTGCTCATGTCTTGGGCACATACAGGAAAACCAAGTGTCGTAGGAGCTGCATCAGGAGCAGTAGCAGGATTGGTAGCAATCACACCAGCCTCTGGTTGGGTAGGTCCAATGGCTGCGATTATAATCGGTATTGCAGCTGGTACAGTTTGTTATGCAGCAATTGCATTCAAGAGTGCACGCAAATGGGACGACGCATTAGATGTATGGGGAGTACACGGAATAGGTGGTCTTACAGGTGCAATTTTGACTGGTACATTGGCTAGTCCACACATCTGGGATACTGGAGACGGTATTGGTGCATGGACTGGAACTGCAGAAGGAATGGAACAGCAAGCAATCAGCATCATTGGTGCTGCAATATCAGTAGGCTATGCCTTTGGTGTTACTATTGTGATCCTCAAAGTAATGGATGCCGTATGGCCTGGCGGAATCAGAGTCACTCCAAAAGAAGAGGAGATTGGTCTCGATTTAGCACAGCACGGAGAAAGAGCATACGTAAACGAATAA